A genomic window from Panthera tigris isolate Pti1 chromosome B4, P.tigris_Pti1_mat1.1, whole genome shotgun sequence includes:
- the RAB5B gene encoding ras-related protein Rab-5B, producing the protein MTSRSTARPNGQPQASKICQFKLVLLGESAVGKSSLVLRFVKGQFHEYQESTIGAAFLTQSVCLDDTTVKFEIWDTAGQERYHSLAPMYYRGAQAAIVVYDITNQETFARAKTWVKELQRQASPSIVIALAGNKADLANKRMVEYEEAQAYADDNSLLFMETSAKTAMNVNDLFLAIAKKLPKSEPQNLGGAAGRSRGVDLHEQSQQNKSQCCSN; encoded by the exons ATGACTAGCAGAAGCACAGCCAGGCCCAATGGGCAGCCCCAGGCCAGCAAAATATGCCAGTTCAAATTGGTCCTGCTGGGTGAATCTGCAGTGGGGAAGTCTAGTCTGGTATTACGTTTTGTCAAAGGGCAGTTTCATGAGTACCAGGAGAGCACCATTGGAG CGGCCTTCCTCACCCAGTCTGTTTGTCTAGATGACACAACAGTCAAGTTTGAGATTTGGGACACAGCTGGGCAGGAGCGATACCATAGCTTGGCCCCCATGTACTACAGAGGTGCCCAAGCTGCCATTGTGGTTTATGACATTACTAATCAG GAAACCTTCGCTCGAGCGAAGACATGGGTAAAGGAACTACAGCGACAGGCCAGTCCTAGCATCGTTATTGCCCTGGCGGGGAACAAAGCTGACCTGGCCAATAAGCGCATGGTGGAGTATGAA GAGGCCCAGGCGTATGCAGATGACAACAGCTTATTGTTTATGGAGACTTCAGCCAAGACAGCTATGAACGTGAATGATCTCTTCCTGGCAATAG CTAAGAAGCTGCCAAAGAGCGAACCCCAGAATCTGGGGGGTGCAGCAGGCCGAAGCCGGGGTGTGGATCTCCATGAGCAGTCCCAGCAGAACAAGAGCCAGTGTTGTAGCAACTGA
- the CDK2 gene encoding cyclin-dependent kinase 2 isoform X3: MDASALTGIPLPLIKSYLFQLLQGLAFCHSHRVLHRDLKPQNLLINAEGAIKLADFGLARAFGVPVRTYTHEVVTLWYRAPEILLGCKYYSTAVDIWSLGCIFAEMHLVCTQHHARCCGEHRRNGRHSLCPLCSYLEVAASQGGGMTAVSTPHPVTRRALFPGDSEIDQLFRIFRTLGTPDEVVWPGVTSMPDYKPSFPKWARQDFSKVVPPLDEDGRSLLSQMLHYDPNKRISAKAALAHPFFQDVTKPVPHLRL, translated from the exons ATGGATGCCTCTGCTTTGACTGGCATTCCTCTTCCCCTCATCAAG AGCTATCTGTTCCAGCTGCTCCAGGGCCTAGCCTTCTGCCATTCTCATCGGGTTCTGCACCGAGACCTCAAACCTCAGAATCTGCTTATCAACGCAGAGGGGGCCATCAAGCTAGCAGACTTTGGACTAGCCAGAGCCTTTGGAGTACCTGTTCGTACTTACACCCATGAG GTGGTGACCCTGTGGTACCGAGCACCTGAAATCCTTCTGGGCTGCAAGTACTACTCCACAGCTGTAGATATCTGGAGCCTGGGCTGCATCTTTGCTGAGATG cacctaGTGTGTACCCAGCACCATGCTAGGTGCTGTGGGgaacacagaagaaatggaagacacaGTCTCTGCCCGCTGTGCTCCTATCTAGAAGTGGCTGCATCACAAGGAGGGGGGATGACCGCAGTGTCTACCCCACACCCC GTGACCCGCCGAGCCCTATTTCCTGGAGATTCCGAAATCGACCAACTCTTCCGGATCTTCCGGACTCTGGGGACCCCAGATGAAGTGGTTTGGCCAGGAGTTACTTCTATGCCTGATTATAAGCCGAGTTTCCCCAAGTGGGCCCGGCAAGATTTTAGCAAAGTTGTTCCTCCCTTGGATGAAGATGGACGGAGCTTGCTGTCG CAAATGCTGCACTACGACCCCAACAAGCGGATTTCGGCAAAGGCAGCTCTGGCTCACCCTTTCTTCCAGGATGTGACCAAGCCAGTGCCCCACCTTCGACTCTGA
- the CDK2 gene encoding cyclin-dependent kinase 2 isoform X1: MENFQKVEKIGEGTYGVVYKAKNKVTGEVVALKKIRLDTETEGVPSTAIREISLLKELNHPNIVKLLDVIHTENKLYLVFEFLHQDLKKFMDASALTGIPLPLIKSYLFQLLQGLAFCHSHRVLHRDLKPQNLLINAEGAIKLADFGLARAFGVPVRTYTHEVVTLWYRAPEILLGCKYYSTAVDIWSLGCIFAEMHLVCTQHHARCCGEHRRNGRHSLCPLCSYLEVAASQGGGMTAVSTPHPVTRRALFPGDSEIDQLFRIFRTLGTPDEVVWPGVTSMPDYKPSFPKWARQDFSKVVPPLDEDGRSLLSQMLHYDPNKRISAKAALAHPFFQDVTKPVPHLRL, encoded by the exons ATGGAGAACTTCCAAAAAGTGGAAAAGATCGGAGAGGGCACGTACGGAGTTGTGTACAAAGCCAAAAACAAGGTGACGGGAGAAGTGGTGGCGCTTAAAAAAATCCGTCTGGACAC TGAGACAGAGGGTGTACCCAGTACTGCTATACGAGAGATTTCTCTGCTTAAGGAGCTTAACCACCCTAACATTGTCAA GCTGCTGGATGTCAtccacacagaaaacaaactctaCCTAGTTTTTGAGTTTCTGCACCAGGATCTGAAGAAATTCATGGATGCCTCTGCTTTGACTGGCATTCCTCTTCCCCTCATCAAG AGCTATCTGTTCCAGCTGCTCCAGGGCCTAGCCTTCTGCCATTCTCATCGGGTTCTGCACCGAGACCTCAAACCTCAGAATCTGCTTATCAACGCAGAGGGGGCCATCAAGCTAGCAGACTTTGGACTAGCCAGAGCCTTTGGAGTACCTGTTCGTACTTACACCCATGAG GTGGTGACCCTGTGGTACCGAGCACCTGAAATCCTTCTGGGCTGCAAGTACTACTCCACAGCTGTAGATATCTGGAGCCTGGGCTGCATCTTTGCTGAGATG cacctaGTGTGTACCCAGCACCATGCTAGGTGCTGTGGGgaacacagaagaaatggaagacacaGTCTCTGCCCGCTGTGCTCCTATCTAGAAGTGGCTGCATCACAAGGAGGGGGGATGACCGCAGTGTCTACCCCACACCCC GTGACCCGCCGAGCCCTATTTCCTGGAGATTCCGAAATCGACCAACTCTTCCGGATCTTCCGGACTCTGGGGACCCCAGATGAAGTGGTTTGGCCAGGAGTTACTTCTATGCCTGATTATAAGCCGAGTTTCCCCAAGTGGGCCCGGCAAGATTTTAGCAAAGTTGTTCCTCCCTTGGATGAAGATGGACGGAGCTTGCTGTCG CAAATGCTGCACTACGACCCCAACAAGCGGATTTCGGCAAAGGCAGCTCTGGCTCACCCTTTCTTCCAGGATGTGACCAAGCCAGTGCCCCACCTTCGACTCTGA
- the CDK2 gene encoding cyclin-dependent kinase 2 isoform X2 translates to MENFQKVEKIGEGTYGVVYKAKNKVTGEVVALKKIRLDTETEGVPSTAIREISLLKELNHPNIVKLLDVIHTENKLYLVFEFLHQDLKKFMDASALTGIPLPLIKSYLFQLLQGLAFCHSHRVLHRDLKPQNLLINAEGAIKLADFGLARAFGVPVRTYTHEVVTLWYRAPEILLGCKYYSTAVDIWSLGCIFAEMVTRRALFPGDSEIDQLFRIFRTLGTPDEVVWPGVTSMPDYKPSFPKWARQDFSKVVPPLDEDGRSLLSQMLHYDPNKRISAKAALAHPFFQDVTKPVPHLRL, encoded by the exons ATGGAGAACTTCCAAAAAGTGGAAAAGATCGGAGAGGGCACGTACGGAGTTGTGTACAAAGCCAAAAACAAGGTGACGGGAGAAGTGGTGGCGCTTAAAAAAATCCGTCTGGACAC TGAGACAGAGGGTGTACCCAGTACTGCTATACGAGAGATTTCTCTGCTTAAGGAGCTTAACCACCCTAACATTGTCAA GCTGCTGGATGTCAtccacacagaaaacaaactctaCCTAGTTTTTGAGTTTCTGCACCAGGATCTGAAGAAATTCATGGATGCCTCTGCTTTGACTGGCATTCCTCTTCCCCTCATCAAG AGCTATCTGTTCCAGCTGCTCCAGGGCCTAGCCTTCTGCCATTCTCATCGGGTTCTGCACCGAGACCTCAAACCTCAGAATCTGCTTATCAACGCAGAGGGGGCCATCAAGCTAGCAGACTTTGGACTAGCCAGAGCCTTTGGAGTACCTGTTCGTACTTACACCCATGAG GTGGTGACCCTGTGGTACCGAGCACCTGAAATCCTTCTGGGCTGCAAGTACTACTCCACAGCTGTAGATATCTGGAGCCTGGGCTGCATCTTTGCTGAGATG GTGACCCGCCGAGCCCTATTTCCTGGAGATTCCGAAATCGACCAACTCTTCCGGATCTTCCGGACTCTGGGGACCCCAGATGAAGTGGTTTGGCCAGGAGTTACTTCTATGCCTGATTATAAGCCGAGTTTCCCCAAGTGGGCCCGGCAAGATTTTAGCAAAGTTGTTCCTCCCTTGGATGAAGATGGACGGAGCTTGCTGTCG CAAATGCTGCACTACGACCCCAACAAGCGGATTTCGGCAAAGGCAGCTCTGGCTCACCCTTTCTTCCAGGATGTGACCAAGCCAGTGCCCCACCTTCGACTCTGA